DNA from Candidatus Krumholzibacteriia bacterium:
CATGGTTTTTTCCTCTCGTCGTGGCGGCATCCACGCCGTCACGCAGGTTCCTCTGCCGCCGGCACCAGCAGCGCTCGCAGGCTGCGGCGGGCGCGATGCAGCTGGCTCTTCGACGTCCCGACCGCGATGTCGAGCTCGGTGGCGATGCTCTCGTGCGGCCACCCTTCGACGTCGTGCAAGACCAGCACGGCGCGGTAGCCATCCGGCAGCAGCGCGATGGCGCGCTCGAGGTCGATGCGGGTGGCGAGGCGCTCCGCCGCCGAGTGCGCCGGGCTCGGCACCGGACTCTCGAACTCGAGCTCCGGGTCCCAGAGGTCCTCTCGCCCGCGGCCGCGGCGGCGGAGCGCATCCTTCGCCACGTGCACCGCGATCCTCCCGAGCCAGGTCCCGAAGGCGGCCTCCCAGCGGAAGCGCTCGAGCGCACCGATCGCCCGGAGCCAGGTTTCTTGCGTCACGTCCTCGGCTTCACGGACGTCCCCGCCCAGGAGACGGAGCGCGAGCTGGTACACCCGCGGACTGTGGCGCCGGTACAAGGTCCGGAACGCCCGCTCCTCGCCGTCGCGGAGGACGGCCTCCGCCAGCTCCCGATCGCTGCTTGGAATCCCGGCCTCTGGGTTCATCGTCTGTAC
Protein-coding regions in this window:
- a CDS encoding sigma-70 family RNA polymerase sigma factor, coding for MNPEAGIPSSDRELAEAVLRDGEERAFRTLYRRHSPRVYQLALRLLGGDVREAEDVTQETWLRAIGALERFRWEAAFGTWLGRIAVHVAKDALRRRGRGREDLWDPELEFESPVPSPAHSAAERLATRIDLERAIALLPDGYRAVLVLHDVEGWPHESIATELDIAVGTSKSQLHRARRSLRALLVPAAEEPA